In the Tindallia magadiensis genome, AAAGGTTGTCGTCGGTACTCATACGCAGCATTTTCTAGCCTGCCTTTCGTTTAAGATGATGAATTTAAGAATACCATAGCCCGTTAAAACTGACAATTATTCTGTGAATTCTGTTAAGTAACGGCGATGCTTTTGGGGAACAAACTGTTGTTGAAGGGATGGATTAAGCCGTTCTTTGATAGAAATTTGTTGAAAATAAGCTTTCCAGAGTTGCTGGAAATGAACCTCATCCCCTGAAAGGGGGAGTGTTTCTTTTGGAGAAAGTGGATGTAAGACCCATTTTTGGGTATCCCAAAAGGCCGCTTGTTCTCGGTTGACATCGTGAATAATCCAGGGAAGAGAAGCAAAACGGCGGGAAAAATGGCCTGCCAGCAAAGGAGTAAGATGAAAATCTGGGTGATAGGGTGCGTAAAGAACTTTGTTTTTCAAAGATTGAAAGCGTAACATGCCTGTCATGCGATGGTATTCCCTAAGAACTTGGCGACATTTTTTTAATACCTGATGTATTTCAGGATCTGTTATGTGTTGGTTGACGGCTGGTCCAAGCTGGAAGCCTTTTCGCAGATAAAGATAACTCCACTGACCTGTTTCTAAGATTTCTGATAAATATAGATGGTAGATGTTTCGCAGGGTTTGTCCAGAAATGCGCCGAGGAATTCCTTGATACAATTTCTGAGAAATATGGAAATCCGTAGGGATGGTGACTGGTTGCGAAAACAAGTCTGGCTGGTATTGTTTTTTTGAAACCACTCGGTTCTCTGGGTTACCATCTGCTAAGGCGTAGTAAAGAGTCGTTAAAAGACCATCGAAACTGTTTTCATATAAAAAAGTTTTCATTTTGTAATTTCAAGCCTCCAATCTTCCAGGCTTAACTGATGACCTTTATATTCTGCCATTTGACGTTGGTTTTCTTGTTGTAAGAGTCGGGAAATTCTTTCTGGGTAAAAATCCTGACCACCATGATACTTTCCCTGACAAGTGATAAAGTAGCGAGCGCGTTTCATGACAATGCCGGTTCGTTGAAGTGTATCAAAATGCAGAGGCGACGATCGTCTGGCTGTGATCAGTCGTCTGGCGGATATAGGGCCGATGCCGGGAACTCTCAATAAGGTATAGAGATTGGCCCGGGTGATTTCAACCGGAAAAATCTCAGGATGGTTTAGTGCCCAGACGCATTTAGGGTCTAAATACAGGTTTAGATCAGGCTGATGGCTGGGTAGCAAATCTTCAGCACGGAAACCGTAGAACCGTAAAAGCCAGTCAGCCTGGTAAAGTCGATGTTCTCGTTGTTGAGGCGGTGGATGTATAGGAAGAGGAAGTTTCGAGTTTTTATTGACCGGCACATAAGCTGAATAATAGACTCGTTTTAATTGAAATTTATCATAAAGGCTTTCTGAAAGCCTTAGAATTTGGCGGTCATTTTCCGGGCTGGCACCAATCATTAACTGGGTACTTTGGCCGGCTGGTACGAAATCTGGTGTTGAAAGAAAATGTTTTTTTTCCTGTTGTTGTTGGAGACTTGTTTGATGAATTTGCTTCATTGGCAATAGGATGCCTTCTTTCTTTTTTTGAGGTGCGAGTAATTGTAAACTTTTTTCAGAAGGAAGTTCAATATTAACGCTGATACGATCAGCCAGCAAACCAGCTTCGTGAATGAGTAAGGGATTTGAGCCGGGAATGCCTTTGATATGGATATAGCCATTAAAAAGATGTTTCTTTCTTAAGAGGCGAAGCACTTCGATCATTTTTTCCATGGTGCGATCCGGGCTTTCTTCAATGGCTGAACTAAGAAAAAGGCCTTCGATATAATTTCGACGGTAAAAAGCGATGGTTAAGTCAGCTAGTTCGGATGGCAGGAGACTAGCTCTTGGAAAATCGTTGGATCGACGATTGTGACAATAGAAACAGTCATACTGACAGTTGTTATTCATCAGGATTTTTAATAAGGAAATGCACCGTCCATCAGCAGACCAGGTATGACAAATGCCTGCCTGCGCCGCATTGCCGATTCCACCGGCGATGTTTTTTCGATTACTGCCGCTGGAAGAACATGAAACATCATATTTAGCACTTTCGGCCAGAATTTTAATTTTTTCGGATAGATTCATTTGGAAACACCTCTGGGATCATTATAACATAAAAAACTGAAAAAAAGAACATACGTTCTTGAAATAAAGCTTGCAATTCATAAAAAGGTATGCTATCATGATAACTGTAGTTAAAAAGTGAAAGAACAAAAAGCATTTGAAGGCCTCTTGTAAGAAGGCAGTATCAAAGACTTTAGAGTTTATTTTACTTTTAACAGAATTAAAAAGGAGGCCAACAAATGACTGGCAAAGTAAAATGGTTTAACGCAGAAAAAGGTTTTGGATTTATCGAAAGAGAAGACGGTGACGACGTATTCGTACATTTCTCAGCTATCCAGAGTGACGGTTTCAAAACTCTTGACGAAGGTCAAGAAGTTGAGTTTGAAGTTGTGGACGGTAACAGAGGTCCTCAAGCTGCAAACGTAACCAAGCTGTAGTTATAAAATCAGACCGAAAAAAGGCAATCCGTTTTGCGGAATTGCCTTTTTTTATGGCTGGGGAAATAGTACAAACACCTAAAAAGCACAGATGTCCCTCATTGACCACTATCGATTTTTAATTAGAATAGACGTAATATGTCTTTGTTCTGGCTAATGAGAGATCATGATCGATTCGCTTTGTTTAAGAGAGTGATGGATTAGGAATAATGAAATAATATATGAAGTGGATTGTTAATTCGTCATTCCTAATTCATTATTCCGGATATGATCGGGTGCTCTAAATAGGTCTGGTATGAATGGTAAAAAATATTTGAAAAGATGTAAGTTGTTGGAAAACAAAGGAGATGAAAGAATTAGATGAAATTATTTAACGAACTTGGTATTGGAAAAGAAACGCTTAAGGCTTTGGAAAACATGGGATTTGAGGAGGCAACTCCTATACAGACATCCACGATCCCTCTTTTAATGGAAGGGAAAGACGTTATTGGTCAGGCTCAGACTGGAACGGGTAAAACGGCTGCTTTTGGTGTGCCTATGGTTGAAATGTTGGATCCGGCGGAAGGCATGGTACAGGGATTAGTGATTGCTCCTACAAGAGAGTTGGCGGTTCAGGTAGCGGAAGAGATCAATCGTATTGGACAAACAAAAAAAATACGAGCACTGCCGATATATGGAGGACAGGAAATTGGTCGACAAATCAAATCCTTAAAAAACAAGCCTCACATTGTGGTTGGAACACCTGGACGTTTGATGGATCATATGCGTCGTAAGACGATTCGGATGGAAAAAATATCCATGGTGGTATTGGATGAAGCGGATGAAATGCTAAACATGGGCTTTATTGAAGATATTGAGACTATCTTGAAAGAAGTGCCTACAGAAAGACAGACACTATTATTTTCGGCTACGATGCCGAAACCTATCCAAAAGCTGGGTGAGCAGTTTATGCAAAATCCAGAGCTGATTCGGACAAAGGCGAAGGAAATGACGGTAGATCTAACAGAACAAAGTTATATTGAAATCATGGAGCGAAAGAAATTTGATGTTCTTTGTAATTTATTGGACATACAATCTCCGGAACTAGGTATTATTTTTGGTAGAACAAAAAAACGTGTCGATGAATTATATGAAGCCCTTCAAAAGAGAGGTTACTCAGCGGAAGCTATTCATGGCGACTTGACTCAGTCTCGGAGAGATCAGGTTATGAGGCGTTTTAAGCAAGGTCATGTTGAATTGTTGGTAGCGACCGATGTAGCGGCTCGTGGGTTAGATATTAGTGGTGTTACTCATGTCTATAACTTTGATATTCCGCAGGATCCAGAAAGCTATGTTCATCGGGTAGGTCGGACAGGTCGAGCGGGAAAAACAGGAGAAGCCATTACCTTTGTAACATCGCGAGAAATGGATCATCTTAGAAGTATTGAGCAAAGCATTAAGAAAAAAATCGTTCGAAAATCAGCTCCTACTTTGTCTGATGCGTTGGAAGGTCAACAACGGACGGCGGTAGAAAACTTACTGCAAATCATAGAGAGCAAAGAGTACTTGCCTTATCAGGAAGTGGCAAGAGAACTTCTGGAAGAAAATGATTCTACTCTGATGGTAGCGGCAGCCTTGAAATTGATTACCAAAGAGCCGGTAACGATTCCTGTGAAAATCACTGATCAGGAACCCCTTCGAAGAAGTCGTAAAAGTAGTGGCGGATATAAAGGGTCAAAAAGTGGCTCTAAAGGTGGCTACAAAGGTGGAAAACCTGGAGGAAAAGGTCGATGGAATTCGGGTAACGGTCGAAAAAAGACAGATAACAGAGGAAAGTCTCAATCAAAAAATAAATGGTAACAAAATAGACTATTGGTTCTCTTCGCGGCTGTGAAGAGAACTTTTTTGTTTCAGGAACTTCTTTTGTGAGGTACAATGGGATAGTAAGAGAAAAAATGATTACTAAAAGGAGTTTAGTATGCAGCGGATTATATATGATTTAGAATTTAATACAGCTTTTAAGATTGATCGGAAAACAAAACAATTAAAAAAAGGGAATGCTCATCCCAAATGCCCGCAGGAAATTGTTGAAGTGGGAGCAGTGAAATTAAACGATGAGTATGAGGTAATAGATAGTTTTCAAATATTGGTAAAACCGACGTTGTATCAACGGATGCACCCAACGATACAAAAGAAAACAAAAATTACGAAGGAAATTTTGGATAGGGGAATATTCTTTCCGGAAGCGATGAGGATCTTTATGGAGTGGATAGGCAATGAACCTGTGCAACTGTGTTCTTGGGGAATGGATGATTATAACGAACTAAAACGCAACTGCGAATATCATTCTATCGTGATGGATTTGGAAATTGCATGGTGTGATATTCAGAAAATGTGTATGAAAGCCATGGAAGCGCCTAAGGGGCAACAAGTGGGTTTGAAAAAAGCCGTGACACATTTTGGGATCAGGATGGAAGAACGCTTTCATAGCGCTCTGAACGATGCTGTCTATACTGCTAAGATCTTGGAAGTGCTTGAAAGAGAGAGGGAATCTTTTGGCAATGCGGATTTATTTGAAGAGAAAAAGAAAGTGAATACAAATTAACAAAACGTCGATTTGCAAATAAAAGTGGAAGAGTTTTTTTAGCAGGCTCTAATTGACAAACAATTAACAAATTGATTATTAATTAAGACAATTGCGAATAATCCTTGTTGAAGCTGGTGTATTGTGGTATAATTTAATTGATTTATTTTAAATTATCCAAGAGAAAAAGTTTCGGACTTTTCTGACACAGGAAAAACAAGGGGGTGAAAGCGAAATAATAAAGAAAAAGCAAGTACTTCGTTAACATCTTGATGACGCAACT is a window encoding:
- a CDS encoding TIGR03915 family putative DNA repair protein, whose amino-acid sequence is MKTFLYENSFDGLLTTLYYALADGNPENRVVSKKQYQPDLFSQPVTIPTDFHISQKLYQGIPRRISGQTLRNIYHLYLSEILETGQWSYLYLRKGFQLGPAVNQHITDPEIHQVLKKCRQVLREYHRMTGMLRFQSLKNKVLYAPYHPDFHLTPLLAGHFSRRFASLPWIIHDVNREQAAFWDTQKWVLHPLSPKETLPLSGDEVHFQQLWKAYFQQISIKERLNPSLQQQFVPQKHRRYLTEFTE
- a CDS encoding putative DNA modification/repair radical SAM protein, which codes for MNLSEKIKILAESAKYDVSCSSSGSNRKNIAGGIGNAAQAGICHTWSADGRCISLLKILMNNNCQYDCFYCHNRRSNDFPRASLLPSELADLTIAFYRRNYIEGLFLSSAIEESPDRTMEKMIEVLRLLRKKHLFNGYIHIKGIPGSNPLLIHEAGLLADRISVNIELPSEKSLQLLAPQKKKEGILLPMKQIHQTSLQQQQEKKHFLSTPDFVPAGQSTQLMIGASPENDRQILRLSESLYDKFQLKRVYYSAYVPVNKNSKLPLPIHPPPQQREHRLYQADWLLRFYGFRAEDLLPSHQPDLNLYLDPKCVWALNHPEIFPVEITRANLYTLLRVPGIGPISARRLITARRSSPLHFDTLQRTGIVMKRARYFITCQGKYHGGQDFYPERISRLLQQENQRQMAEYKGHQLSLEDWRLEITK
- a CDS encoding cold shock domain-containing protein — encoded protein: MTGKVKWFNAEKGFGFIEREDGDDVFVHFSAIQSDGFKTLDEGQEVEFEVVDGNRGPQAANVTKL
- a CDS encoding DEAD/DEAH box helicase produces the protein MKLFNELGIGKETLKALENMGFEEATPIQTSTIPLLMEGKDVIGQAQTGTGKTAAFGVPMVEMLDPAEGMVQGLVIAPTRELAVQVAEEINRIGQTKKIRALPIYGGQEIGRQIKSLKNKPHIVVGTPGRLMDHMRRKTIRMEKISMVVLDEADEMLNMGFIEDIETILKEVPTERQTLLFSATMPKPIQKLGEQFMQNPELIRTKAKEMTVDLTEQSYIEIMERKKFDVLCNLLDIQSPELGIIFGRTKKRVDELYEALQKRGYSAEAIHGDLTQSRRDQVMRRFKQGHVELLVATDVAARGLDISGVTHVYNFDIPQDPESYVHRVGRTGRAGKTGEAITFVTSREMDHLRSIEQSIKKKIVRKSAPTLSDALEGQQRTAVENLLQIIESKEYLPYQEVARELLEENDSTLMVAAALKLITKEPVTIPVKITDQEPLRRSRKSSGGYKGSKSGSKGGYKGGKPGGKGRWNSGNGRKKTDNRGKSQSKNKW
- a CDS encoding 3'-5' exonuclease; this translates as MQRIIYDLEFNTAFKIDRKTKQLKKGNAHPKCPQEIVEVGAVKLNDEYEVIDSFQILVKPTLYQRMHPTIQKKTKITKEILDRGIFFPEAMRIFMEWIGNEPVQLCSWGMDDYNELKRNCEYHSIVMDLEIAWCDIQKMCMKAMEAPKGQQVGLKKAVTHFGIRMEERFHSALNDAVYTAKILEVLERERESFGNADLFEEKKKVNTN